The following proteins are encoded in a genomic region of Dyadobacter sp. UC 10:
- the mnmE gene encoding tRNA uridine-5-carboxymethylaminomethyl(34) synthesis GTPase MnmE, giving the protein MDTVKIHQQEVICALATPSGVGAIAVIRVSGSGSIEMVSRIFKGKNLTEVPSHTVHFGTIRANGEIVDEVLATVFKSPKSFTKEDSVEISCHGSNYIIGQILRSLIFEGARIAAPGEFTQRAFLNGQFDLVQAEAVADLIAADSHASHKTALNQLRGGFSKKLTALRAELIHFASMIELELDFGEEDVEFAQRDDLRKLIDALQQNIEPLISSFHYGNAIKEGIPVAIIGSPNVGKSTLLNALLNEEKAIVTSIAGTTRDVIEDTMVLEGLKFRFIDTAGIRQTSDVVESIGIERSKSAMEKADVIIFLFDSKETLTDNQELASQLPPEKPRFFVLNKADINPDLADELSAANPDFKIISAQTQAGLPALTSSLIDLVKGHTPADTVINNFRHYEHLVKTQNSLTDVLNGLSLGVTGDFLAQDIRLALHHLGEITGTIVTDDLLENIFRKFCIGK; this is encoded by the coding sequence ATGGATACTGTAAAAATTCACCAGCAGGAAGTTATTTGCGCGTTGGCAACCCCGTCGGGAGTTGGAGCGATTGCAGTGATCAGGGTTTCTGGATCAGGCAGCATTGAAATGGTCAGCCGTATTTTTAAAGGCAAAAATTTGACCGAAGTCCCATCGCATACCGTGCATTTCGGCACCATTCGCGCAAATGGCGAGATTGTTGACGAAGTGCTGGCGACAGTTTTTAAAAGTCCCAAATCTTTTACCAAAGAAGATTCCGTGGAGATATCCTGCCACGGCTCAAACTATATAATAGGACAGATTCTCCGCTCCCTGATTTTCGAGGGCGCCCGCATTGCCGCGCCCGGTGAATTTACCCAGCGCGCATTCCTGAACGGACAGTTTGACCTCGTACAAGCCGAAGCCGTCGCGGATCTGATCGCGGCCGACTCACACGCAAGTCACAAAACGGCACTGAACCAATTGAGAGGAGGTTTCTCCAAAAAACTGACCGCGTTACGTGCCGAGCTGATCCATTTCGCCTCCATGATCGAGCTGGAACTGGATTTCGGCGAGGAAGACGTGGAGTTTGCACAAAGGGACGATTTGCGCAAATTGATTGACGCGCTGCAACAGAATATCGAACCGCTGATCAGCTCATTTCATTACGGAAATGCGATCAAAGAAGGTATCCCAGTCGCGATTATCGGCTCCCCGAATGTCGGAAAATCGACGCTTTTGAATGCGCTTTTAAATGAAGAGAAAGCGATCGTCACCAGCATTGCCGGCACCACTCGTGATGTTATTGAAGATACGATGGTTCTGGAAGGACTGAAATTTCGGTTCATCGACACCGCAGGCATTCGCCAGACCTCCGACGTGGTCGAATCCATTGGTATTGAACGTTCCAAAAGCGCAATGGAAAAGGCCGACGTTATCATTTTTCTTTTCGACAGCAAAGAAACGCTCACCGACAACCAGGAACTTGCAAGTCAGCTCCCGCCGGAAAAACCCCGGTTTTTTGTGCTCAATAAAGCCGACATTAATCCCGATCTGGCTGACGAATTATCCGCAGCAAATCCGGACTTCAAAATCATTTCCGCCCAAACCCAGGCCGGTCTGCCAGCATTGACCAGCAGCCTGATCGATTTGGTAAAAGGCCACACGCCGGCAGATACGGTCATCAACAACTTCCGCCACTACGAGCATCTGGTAAAAACCCAGAATTCTCTCACCGACGTTCTGAATGGACTTTCACTCGGCGTCACCGGCGATTTTCTGGCGCAGGATATCCGGCTGGCATTACATCATTTGGGGGAGATTACGGGGACGATTGTGACGGATGACTTGCTTGAGAATATTTTTAGGAAGTTTTGTATCGGAAAGTAA